Proteins encoded within one genomic window of Argiope bruennichi chromosome 7, qqArgBrue1.1, whole genome shotgun sequence:
- the LOC129975592 gene encoding uncharacterized protein LOC129975592 has translation MAGMNVTYEESLKLRFFFDLERLGAKACVEWCMKMGLIADGRKCAECGQDMILTERKDRGDGVNWVCRREGHYCKLSIQANSWFENSRMDLSKVLLATAMWVKGCTHSFIMEEADIARQTTTDWMSFCREVCACMLVNESVTLGGPGKIVEIDESKFGKRKYNKGKRVEGAWVFGGVERYSNKCFMVVVPDRTRETLISVLKEWVIPGSTVMSDCWKAYDSLSDEAFVHLTVNHSLTFKDPDTGAHTNSIEGTWGACKRSLKGTRKVKDGMDGYLAEYIWRRCHRSGVKSITRQFFESIIKVYPPEKEIEKE, from the coding sequence ATGGCTGGTATGAATGTGACATATGAGGAATCCCTTAAATTGAGGttttttttcgatttagaacGTTTGGGAGCGAAAGCGTGTGTTGAATGGTGCATGAAAATGGGTTTAATTGCTGATGGTCGGAAGTGTGCTGAATGCGGGCAGGATAtgattttaacagaaaggaaagatCGGGGAGATGGGGTTAATTGGGTTTGTAGAAGGGAAGGGCATTATTGCAAATTAAGTATTCAGGCTAATTCATGGTTTGAAAATTCTCGGATGGATCTGTCGAAAGTTTTATTGGCGACGGCCATGTGGGTGAAGGGTTGTACCCATTCATTTATTATGGAAGAGGCCGATATCGCCAGGCAAACCACGACAGACTGGATGAGTTTTTGTAGGGAGGTATGTGCTTGCATGCTTGTGAATGAAAGTGTTACACTTGGGGGGCCGGGTAAAATTGTTGAGATTGACGAATCAAAATTTGGGAAACGAAAGTATAATAAGGGAAAGAGGGTTGAGGGTGCATGGGTTTTTGGGGGTGTTGAAAGGTATTCGAACAAATGTTTTATGGTTGTGGTACCGGATCGAACACGTGAAACTTTGATTTCGGTACTGAAAGAATGGGTTATTCCGGGTTCCACAGTAATGTCTGACTGCTGGAAGGCGTACGATAGTCTTTCAGACGAGGCATTTGTGCACCTGACAGTCAATCATAGTCTTACATTTAAGGACCCGGATACAGGTGCCCACACGAATTCAATCGAGGGGACTTGGGGAGCATGTAAGAGATCTCTAAAAGGAACGAGAAAAGTGAAAGACGGTATGGACGGCtatttagcagaatatatttGGAGGCGGTGTCACCGCTCCGGGGTTAAATCTATTACCCGGCAGTTCTTTGAATCAATCATAAAAGTGTACCCgcctgaaaaagaaattgaaaaggaGTAA
- the LOC129975590 gene encoding uncharacterized protein LOC129975590 — protein sequence MTAQHLQKSMYVDNCVASVKSEADLTKFINESAKIRALGKFDLRGCQHNSSQSLKDNCNESQDASPPLQNFPVLGLLWNIERDTLKIDVRSDTQSESVKVIKRYILSKCHKIFDPMGITTPITLIPKTLLQETWKIKANWDDILPEEIVHKFQKWNRQLLQLNKLEIPRGIQGHKNSKHSLHVFCDASQQAYATYIFLRSVNQQGVTCHLVAARSRIAPLKSISISRLELLGCCIDLRFVKTICIDLEELRDIPVYYWSDSMNFSRWIKNDEQLATFVMNRVKEIRSGSEPNQWNHVPGNLNPTDLPSRGSSVNTLIARRWWEGPA from the coding sequence ATGACAGCTCAACACCTACAGAAATCTATGTATGTTGACAATTGTGTGGCTAGTGTTAAAAGCGAAGCTGACTTGACAAAGTTTATAAATGAATCCGCAAAAATCAGGGCTCTCGGAAAATTTGATTTACGTGGCTGCCAACACAATTCTTCTCAGTCCTTAAAAGACAATTGTAATGAATCTCAAGATGCTTCTCCTCCGTTACAAAACTTTCCAGTTCTTGGTCTTCTTTGGAACATTGAAAGAGACACGTTAAAAATTGATGTCAGAAGCGACACGCAGAGTGAATCTGTGAAAGTAATAAAGagatatattctttcaaaatgtcacaaaatatttGACCCTATGGGAATTACTACCCCCATAACTTTAATTCCAAAAACATTGCTCCAAGAAACGTGGAAAATTAAGGCTAATTGGGATGACATTCTTCCAGAAGAAAttgttcataaatttcaaaaatggaacaGACAGTTACTTCAGTTAAACAAACTAGAAATACCAAGAGGGATTCAGGGGCATAAGAACTCAAAACATAGTTTGCATGTATTTTGTGACGCTAGTCAACAAGCCTATGCTACTTACATTTTCTTAAGATCTGTGAACCAGCAAGGAGTTACTTGTCATTTAGTAGCAGCAAGATCACGAATAGCACCtctaaaaagtatttcaatttccAGATTGGAGCTATTGGGTTGTTGCATCGACTTGAGGTTTGTCAAAACTATTTGCATTGATTTAGAAGAACTTCGTGATATACCTGTTTATTACTGGTCAGATTCCATGAACTTTTCGCGCTGGATTAAAAATGATGAGCAATTGGCAACGTTTGTAATGAACCGAGTAAAGGAAATTAGATCGGGCAGTGAACCTAATCAGTGGAATCATGTACCTGGAAATCTAAACCCAACTGACTTACCTTCGAGAGGCTCTTCAGTTAATACTTTGATAGCTCGAAGATGGTGGGAAGGTCCAGCCTAG
- the LOC129975591 gene encoding uncharacterized protein LOC129975591: MKHFESTGSGKIVDKAMENSKKKFNTSVNPTCSADILLQTLVVYLYGNGGSFPVRALIDTRIQKSYITKEAVSKLSYEQIRAEDMIHNLFGGVETYDQETIFIDISKAISGPWTKEIEEKGIFLSDKEACLYDSTSSVHLLIGVDIADKQFTGKIGNLSCGLVAMETLLGWTVMGKSENEVKNDSYMTVLSLHVNNKSISDLWSLDTLGILDSADKQGKIEIEKETEKLVLNSVKQDGDGRYVVSLPWLEDHPVLPSNKSLAEKRLKNAVDRIKNLGILQDYENVFEDWKKEGIIEELNSENLKDSKCHYLPHRPVIKENSTTRIRPVSDGSEKSKRSPSLNDCLVTGSNLVELISSLINRFRIGKYGVIADICKAFL; encoded by the exons ATGAAGCATTTTGAATCCACTGGTTCCGGTAAAATAGTCGACAAAGCTAtggaaaattcaaagaaaaaattcaacACTTCGGTGAACCCAACTTGTTCAGCTGATATTCTTCTGCAAACTTTAGTTGTATATCTTTACGGTAATGGTGGCAGTTTTCCTGTGAGAGCGTTAATTGACACACGCATCCAAAAATCATACATAACTAAAGAAGCTGTTTCTAAATTGAGTTATGAACAAATTAGAGCTGAAGATATGATCCACAATCTTTTTGGTGGTGTAGAGA CTTATGATCAAGAgacaatatttatagatatatcaaAAGCGATATCTGGACCTTGgactaaagaaattgaagaaaaaggaatatttcttaGTGACAAAGAAGCCTGTCTCTATGATTCAACCTCTTCAGTGCATTTGTTGATAGGTGTTGATATAGCCGATAAACAGTTTACTGGAAAAATCGGGAATTTATCTTGCGGATTAGTGGCAATGGAAACGCTACTTGGATGGACTGTTATGGGAAAATcagaaaatgaagtgaaaaatgaCAGCTACATGACAGTACTCTCTTTACATGTGAACAACAAAAGCATTAGTGATCTTTGGAGTTTGGACACTCTTGGAATATTGGATTCTGCAGATAAACAAGGTAAAATAGAAATTGAGAAAGAAACCGAAAAGCTGGTTTTGAATTCTGTTAAACAAGATGGAGATGGTAGATATGTTGTTTCATTACCATGGTTAGAAGATCACCCTGTTCTACCTTCGAACAAAAGTCTTGCagagaaaagattgaaaaatgcaGTTGATAGAATCAAAAATCTTGGTATTCTACAGgactatgaaaatgtttttgaagattGGAAGAAAGAAGGTATTATTGAAGAGTTAAATAGTGAAAATCTCAAGGACTCTAAGTGTCACTATCTTCCTCATCGACCTgtcattaaagaaaattcaacaacAAGGATCAGACCTGTCTCCGATGGTTCTGAAAAATCCAAAAGAAGCCCATCTTTAAATGACTGCCTAGTAACAGGTTCAAACCTTGTGGAACTTATTTCATCCCTAATAAATAGGTTTCGTATTGGAAAGTATGGTGTGATCGCCGATATATGCAAAGCTTTTCTATAG